ATTATCCTTCACCTCATCCCAGAGTGCCGCTTTTTTTAAACTTGTTTCAACGGTCTCATCCAAAAGCTTTTTATCGTTAATCCCCTGAATACGAAGTCCGTACACAACATTTTCATAGATAGATTTTGGAAAAGGATTGGGTTTTTGAAAAACCATCCCAACCTTTTTCCTGAGTTCTTCAACGTTTATTTTCTTGTCATAGATGTTTTTTCCTTCAATAAAAATCTTTCCTTCCAGTCTGAAAGTCGGAATAAAATCATTCATTCTGTTAAGCAAACGCAGAAAAGTTGATTTTCCGCATCCGGAAGGGCCTATAAATGCTGTTACCGAATTTTGCTGAATAGAAATGGAGAGGTTTTTAATGACATGATTGGTGCCGTAGAAAACATTGACTTTTGAAGCTTCAACGATATTGTACATGTTCTGAATTACCATTTGGTGTTTTTTTGCCAACGGTTACGCAGGTAAACTGCAAAGCCGTTCAGAGCAAATGTAATGATTAACAAAATAATGATAGCAGCAGTTGCATTGATAATAAAGCCTTTCTGTGGTCTTGAGAGCCAGTTGAAAATCTGAATAGGAAGTACTGAAAAATCATCCATTGGGCTGGTTGGGATGGTTGTTATATACAACATGGCACCAATAACGATTAAGGGAGCGGTTTCTCCGATTGCCCGGGAAATTGCCAGAATAACACCCGTAACAATGCCTCCGGATGCGGCAGGTAACACCTGGTGCCAGATGGTCTGCCATTTGGTAGCGCCTATGGCATACGAGGCTTCTCTTAAAGTCTGGGGAATGGCTTTGAGTGCTTCACGCGTTGCAACAACAATGATTGGAAGTATCAGCAGGCTTAATGTTAAACTGCCAGCAAGCAGGCTTTTTCCCAATCCAAGTATTCTGACAAATATTTCAAGAGCAAGAAGTCCGTAAATAATGGATGGAACTCCGGCCAGATTGGTCAGGTTGATTTCAATAAAATTGGCAAAACGGTTTTTCTTTCCATATTCCTCCAGATAAATCCCTGACGAAATGCCTA
This genomic stretch from Sphingobacteriales bacterium harbors:
- a CDS encoding ATP-binding cassette domain-containing protein, whose amino-acid sequence is MYNIVEASKVNVFYGTNHVIKNLSISIQQNSVTAFIGPSGCGKSTFLRLLNRMNDFIPTFRLEGKIFIEGKNIYDKKINVEELRKKVGMVFQKPNPFPKSIYENVVYGLRIQGINDKKLLDETVETSLKKAALWDEVKDN
- the pstA gene encoding phosphate ABC transporter permease PstA, with translation MNKSQYYIKSNRVKDKLFRITGIVFTIFGLLMLAVFLISILIEGVPRLNWQFLTSLPSRKPENAGILIPLIGTIFIMILTALIAVPLGISSGIYLEEYGKKNRFANFIEINLTNLAGVPSIIYGLLALEIFVRILGLGKSLLAGSLTLSLLILPIIVVATREALKAIPQTLREASYAIGATKWQTIWHQVLPAASGGIVTGVILAISRAIGETAPLIVIGAMLYITTIPTSPMDDFSVLPIQIFNWLSRPQKGFIINATAAIIILLIITFALNGFAVYLRNRWQKNTKW